From one Lolium rigidum isolate FL_2022 chromosome 4, APGP_CSIRO_Lrig_0.1, whole genome shotgun sequence genomic stretch:
- the LOC124647213 gene encoding E3 ubiquitin-protein ligase SINA-like 11 has product MALPAKRKPLKNVTVEDADTLDCGVCYRPLKPPVFQCAVGHAICSLCRDKIVASGRSQQCHVCRVPLIGGYQRCIALEKVLESISMPCENAAHGCGVRPAHYDHGEHARACPHKPCYCPADACGFAGSTAALLGHLAAAHGWPCTTDTRPWVCVKVNLRDGFNAVSVHASGQQHLFLLNVARSPFGRAISVSCVHPHQTVGFEVRLKYSRNENAHGGGVCRGHSQQSQFTVACTDLSGGPPSSDESFQFFLPKCVHPDFIRTIAATFEVLHVTISV; this is encoded by the exons ATGGCACTGCCGGCGAAGCGGAAGCCGCTCAAGAACGTGACGGTGGAGGACGCCGATACCCTCGACTGCGGCGTGTGCTATCGCCCTCTCAAGCCGCCAGTCTTCCAG TGCGCTGTCGGCCACGCCATATGCTCGCTGTGCCGCGACAAGATCGTGGCGAGTGGGAGGAGCCAGCAGTGCCACGTGTGCCGCGTCCCACTGATCGGCGGCTATCAGCGGTGCATCGCCCTGGAGAAGGTGCTGGAGTCCATCAGTATGCCGTGCGAGAACGCCGCCCACGGCTGCGGCGTCAGGCCGGCGCACTACGACCACGGCGAGCacgcgagggcgtgcccccacaagCCGTGCTACTGCCCGGCGGACGCGTGCGGCTTCGCCGGCTCCACGGCGGCGCTACTGGGCCacctcgcggccgcgcacgggTGGCCGTGCACGACGGACACCCGGCCGTGGGTGTGCGTCAAGGTGAACCTCCGCGACGGCTTCAACGCCGTCTCCGTCCATGCCAGCGGGCAGCAGCACCTGTTCCTGCTGAACGTGGCACGGAGCCCGTTCGGGCGCGCGATCTCCGTCTCGTGCGTGCATCCTCATCAGACCGTGGGGTTCGAGGTGCGGCTAAAGTACTCTCGCAACGAAAACGCCCACGGCGGCGGCGTGTGCCGCGGGCATAGCCAGCAGAGTCAGTTCACCGTGGCGTGCACTGACCTCTCCGGTGGGCCGCCCAGTTCCGACGAGTCCTTCCAGTTCTTCCTGCCCAAGTGCGTTCATCCGGATTTCATCCGGACTATCGCTGCCACTTTCGAAGTTCTGCATGTCACCATTAGTGTATGA